In Patagioenas fasciata isolate bPatFas1 chromosome 20, bPatFas1.hap1, whole genome shotgun sequence, a genomic segment contains:
- the NTMT1 gene encoding N-terminal Xaa-Pro-Lys N-methyltransferase 1, whose product MTSEVVENEFEFYSKAEKYWKDVPATVDGMLGGYGHISSIDINSSRKFLQRFLRDGPNRTGTTRALDCGAGIGRITKRLLLPLFKTVDMVDVTQDFLTKAKSYLGEEGRRVRNYFCCGLQDFSPEPNSYDVIWIQWVIGHLTDNHLSDFLKRCRAGLRPNGIVVIKDNMAQEGVIMDDVDSSVCRDLDVVRKIIRRAGLHLLAEERQENFPDEIYHVYTFAMR is encoded by the exons ATGACGAGCGAGGTGGTGGAGAACGAGTTTGAGTTTTACTCCAAGGCAGAGAAGTACTGGAAGGATGTACCCGCCACGGTGGATGGCATGCTGGGGGGCTACGGCCACATCTCCAGCATCGACATCAACAGCTCCAGGAAGTTCCTGCAGAGGTTTCTGCGG GATGGTCCCAACCGGACGGGGACAACGCGCGCTCTGGACTGTGGGGCGGGCATCGGCCGGATCACCAAGAGGCTACTGCTGCCTCTTTTCAAGACGGTGGACATGGTGGATGTGACACAGGACTTCCTCACCAAGGCCAAGAGCTACCTGGGGGAGGAGGGCAGGCGGGTGCGCAACTACTTCTGCTGCGGCCTCCAGGACTTCAGCCCCGAGCCGAATTCCTACGATGTCATCTGGATCCAGTGGGTCATTG GCCATCTCACCGACAACCACCTCTCCGACTTCCTGAAGCGGTGCCGGGCCGGCCTGCGGCCCAACGGGATCGTGGTCATCAAGGACAACATGGCTCAGGAGGGCGTGATCATGGACGATGTGGACAGCAGCGTCTGCCGGGACCTGGATGTGGTCCGTAAGATCATTCGCCGGGCTGGGCTGCACCTGCTGGCCGAGGAGCGCCAGGAGAACTTTCCTGATGAGATCTACCACGTCTACACCTTTGCCATGAGATGA